Proteins found in one Acidimicrobiales bacterium genomic segment:
- a CDS encoding M3 family metallopeptidase — protein sequence MNRDRGGGALAPPRWNLATSFGLPEDLDGVVASARRFRARHGGAVAGMGAAALAGAFREVEALLAPLQRAATYAEMVLACDAGDPTALALLDRCDEAWAAVGEVADAFEREVAALPEARVAALLADPALGPYAQHLRTVLAAAPPAPPPGTDQAVTALEPVALAGWERMARQLLGRIDVHDGPAPASLGAALPALYDADRERRHRTVAAISAALEAEVDLRATTLSMLARGRTAVAGLRGLPGWAHASHVVNAVDRAEVDALLEAVDGARQLPHDHYRAKAALLGELTDADRYAPLGDPPPAIDWADCRAFALDTLGAIAGELADIARDLLDGGAVDADPRPGKRRGALTFSPAGARPHVLLNFTGRPRDALTAVHELAHAAHARLAGHHGPLTAALPTVLAETVGLFAETVAADRLCASVDDPGARLSVLGRRVEDQLVAVFREAALHRFEREVHDRAADDVLDADELGERWLAGQRDLYGPAVALSPGYRHWWSYLDSLFLAPGTAWPYVYGQLAALALVEAHRDDPRRFGDRFVAVLAEGAGRPPAALLGSLGVDVGSPDGWRRGLDVLGEEVSALVALATAGAGVPRPRDGGPVAGGGDKGNDDGRR from the coding sequence ATGAACCGTGATCGTGGCGGCGGCGCGCTCGCGCCACCGCGTTGGAACCTCGCGACCTCCTTCGGGCTCCCCGAGGACCTCGACGGGGTCGTGGCCTCGGCCCGGCGGTTCCGGGCCCGCCACGGCGGCGCCGTCGCCGGCATGGGCGCGGCTGCCCTGGCAGGCGCCTTCCGGGAGGTCGAGGCGCTGCTCGCGCCGCTCCAGCGGGCCGCCACCTACGCCGAGATGGTCCTCGCCTGCGACGCCGGCGACCCCACCGCCCTCGCCCTCCTCGACCGCTGCGACGAGGCCTGGGCCGCCGTCGGCGAGGTGGCCGACGCCTTCGAGCGGGAGGTGGCGGCGCTGCCCGAGGCCAGGGTGGCCGCCCTGCTGGCCGACCCGGCGCTCGGCCCCTACGCCCAGCACCTCCGCACGGTCCTGGCGGCGGCGCCGCCCGCTCCCCCGCCCGGCACCGACCAGGCCGTCACCGCGCTCGAGCCGGTGGCGCTGGCCGGTTGGGAGCGCATGGCCCGCCAGCTGCTCGGGCGCATCGACGTCCACGACGGCCCCGCGCCGGCCAGCCTGGGCGCCGCGCTCCCCGCCCTGTACGACGCCGACCGCGAGCGCCGCCACCGCACCGTCGCCGCCATCTCCGCGGCGCTCGAGGCCGAGGTCGACCTGCGGGCGACGACCCTGTCGATGCTGGCCAGGGGCCGGACGGCGGTCGCCGGCCTCCGGGGCCTCCCCGGCTGGGCCCACGCGTCACACGTGGTCAACGCCGTCGACCGGGCCGAGGTCGACGCCCTGCTCGAGGCCGTCGACGGCGCCCGCCAGCTCCCCCACGACCACTACCGGGCCAAGGCCGCGCTGCTCGGCGAGCTGACCGACGCCGACCGCTACGCGCCGCTCGGCGACCCGCCGCCCGCCATCGACTGGGCCGACTGCCGGGCGTTCGCGCTCGACACGCTCGGCGCCATCGCCGGCGAGCTGGCCGACATCGCCCGCGACCTGCTCGACGGCGGTGCGGTCGACGCCGACCCCAGACCCGGGAAGCGCCGGGGCGCCCTGACCTTCTCGCCGGCCGGCGCCCGCCCGCACGTGCTGCTGAACTTCACCGGCCGGCCGAGGGACGCGCTCACCGCCGTGCACGAGCTGGCCCACGCCGCCCACGCCCGCCTGGCCGGCCACCACGGGCCGCTGACCGCGGCGCTGCCCACCGTGCTGGCGGAGACGGTCGGCCTGTTCGCGGAGACGGTGGCGGCCGACCGGCTGTGCGCGTCGGTGGACGACCCGGGCGCCCGGCTGTCGGTGCTCGGGCGCCGGGTCGAGGACCAGCTGGTGGCCGTGTTCCGGGAGGCCGCGCTGCACCGCTTCGAGCGCGAGGTGCACGACCGGGCCGCGGACGACGTGCTCGACGCCGACGAGCTGGGCGAGCGCTGGCTGGCCGGCCAGCGGGACCTGTACGGGCCGGCGGTCGCGCTCTCGCCCGGCTACCGGCACTGGTGGAGCTACCTGGACAGCCTGTTCCTCGCCCCGGGCACCGCCTGGCCCTACGTGTACGGCCAGCTGGCCGCGCTGGCCCTCGTCGAGGCGCACCGCGACGACCCCCGCCGGTTCGGGGACCGCTTCGTCGCCGTGCTGGCCGAGGGGGCGGGCCGCCCGCCGGCCGCGCTCCTCGGCTCGCTCGGCGTCGACGTGGGGTCGCCCGACGGGTGGCGGCGCGGCCTGGACGTGCTCGGTGAGGAGGTCTCGGCCCTCGTCGCGCTGGCGACGGCCGGGGCAGGCGTACCCCGGCCACGGGACGGCGGACCCGTGGCCGGGGGCGGCGACAAGGGCAACGACGACGGAAGGAGGTGA